A portion of the Collinsella aerofaciens genome contains these proteins:
- a CDS encoding PTS mannose/fructose/sorbose transporter subunit IIAB, producing MNQIILASHGDLAAGAKDTLEMVLGDVSNVHVVSLARDDKEPITNKVEAMIATFNADDTVYVLTDMLGSSVNNNMVELSKNGTKFTVVSGFNIPLALTLAMSPAPVKGAELAALINEARTGLTNPNAPVEVAAAPAKKAKASRHSSGPAKIVLARLDYRLLHGQVVFTWTTKVQAERIIVVDNAAANDDIKKGALKLAKPQGVRLNVFTVERALAKMDKLNTLGERVMFVFGNTAEMLQFCQGYKLDAINLGATANHDGAEQVGGKDSSVFLDATQKADVNQLLDMGIKLYVQQTPTYQSVDIDAKL from the coding sequence ATGAATCAGATCATTCTCGCATCTCATGGCGACCTGGCCGCAGGCGCCAAAGACACGCTCGAGATGGTTCTCGGCGACGTGTCGAACGTCCACGTCGTGTCGCTTGCTCGTGACGACAAGGAGCCCATCACCAATAAGGTTGAGGCTATGATCGCCACGTTCAACGCGGACGACACCGTGTATGTGCTAACCGATATGCTCGGTAGCTCGGTCAACAACAACATGGTCGAGCTTTCCAAGAACGGCACGAAGTTCACGGTTGTCAGCGGTTTCAACATCCCGCTGGCGCTCACGCTCGCTATGAGCCCCGCCCCCGTCAAGGGCGCCGAGCTCGCGGCCCTCATCAACGAGGCCCGCACCGGTCTGACCAACCCCAACGCACCGGTCGAGGTCGCCGCGGCTCCCGCCAAGAAGGCTAAGGCGTCCCGTCACAGCTCCGGTCCCGCCAAGATCGTCCTCGCACGTCTTGACTACCGTCTGCTGCACGGCCAGGTCGTCTTTACCTGGACTACCAAGGTCCAGGCCGAGCGCATCATCGTCGTCGACAACGCTGCCGCCAACGATGACATCAAGAAGGGCGCTCTTAAGCTGGCCAAGCCCCAGGGCGTGCGCCTGAACGTCTTCACCGTCGAGCGTGCCCTCGCCAAGATGGACAAGCTCAACACCCTCGGCGAGCGCGTCATGTTCGTCTTTGGCAACACGGCCGAGATGCTGCAGTTCTGCCAGGGCTACAAGCTCGACGCCATCAACCTGGGCGCCACCGCCAACCACGACGGTGCCGAGCAGGTCGGCGGCAAGGACAGCTCCGTCTTCCTCGACGCCACCCAGAAGGCCGACGTCAACCAGCTGCTCGACATGGGCATCAAGCTCTACGTCCAGCAGACCCCTACGTATCAGAGCGTCGACATCGACGCCAAGCTGTAA
- a CDS encoding PTS mannose/fructose/sorbose/N-acetylgalactosamine transporter subunit IIC, whose amino-acid sequence MNTFISAVLVGLVGVFCMWDSRLLGRLNFEQPLVGATLVGLLLGDVPTGLAVGAAVELVSMGLVQVGAAVPPDMVLGGIVAAAFACLTDASAETAMTIAIPVAVLGQLLGIVFRSIIAALTHVADSAIDNGKFKTAYRMHICAGSGLYAVMYFLPIFLAVFVGTDLVQAIVNMVPEWLSTGLNVSTKIMTAYGLALLLTMMIKKGMTPFLFIGFLLAAYLNLSVIAVALIGVCLAVVFMGFKFNGSHAAAGVDSDYDPLEDDED is encoded by the coding sequence ATGAATACGTTCATCAGTGCGGTGCTCGTCGGCCTCGTCGGCGTGTTCTGCATGTGGGACTCCCGCCTGCTCGGTCGTCTTAATTTCGAGCAGCCCCTCGTTGGCGCTACGCTCGTCGGTCTGCTGCTGGGCGATGTGCCCACCGGCCTTGCCGTCGGTGCCGCCGTCGAGCTCGTGTCCATGGGCCTGGTGCAGGTCGGCGCCGCCGTTCCGCCCGATATGGTCCTGGGCGGCATCGTGGCCGCCGCCTTCGCGTGCCTGACCGATGCTTCCGCCGAGACCGCCATGACGATCGCCATCCCGGTCGCCGTCCTGGGTCAGCTCCTCGGCATCGTGTTCCGTTCGATCATCGCCGCCCTCACCCATGTGGCAGATAGCGCGATCGATAACGGAAAGTTCAAGACCGCCTACCGTATGCACATCTGCGCCGGCTCCGGTCTGTACGCCGTCATGTACTTCCTGCCGATCTTCCTCGCCGTCTTTGTTGGCACCGACCTGGTTCAGGCCATCGTCAACATGGTTCCCGAGTGGCTGTCCACCGGTCTTAACGTTTCGACCAAGATCATGACCGCCTACGGCTTGGCCCTGCTGCTCACCATGATGATCAAGAAGGGTATGACTCCGTTCCTGTTCATCGGTTTCCTGCTCGCCGCTTACCTCAACCTGTCCGTCATCGCGGTCGCTCTGATCGGTGTGTGCCTGGCTGTCGTCTTCATGGGCTTCAAGTTCAACGGTTCCCATGCAGCCGCCGGTGTCGATTCCGACTACGATCCGCTCGAAGACGACGAAGACTAA
- a CDS encoding PTS system mannose/fructose/sorbose family transporter subunit IID codes for MATATKDVSLNKKVSQFFWRSWAIQASWNYERQMNMGFLYGMVPTLDRLYPDESDPKQLAAKKEAYHRHMAFYNCTPQTSAFILGLSASMEEEYAKDPENFDPDSINAVKTSLMGPLSGIGDSFFQGTIRVIAFGLGVQLAQQGSIMGPILAMLISIVPSVLITWFAAKMGYQGGHEYLSKLQGGDLMEKLMYVCGIVGLMSVGGMIATLIGATTPLQFAEGTVVIQDILDGMMPQMISLGLTGLMYWLIKKNVNTGWLLVIAIVGGIALSAAGILA; via the coding sequence ATGGCAACCGCAACCAAGGACGTGTCCCTGAACAAGAAGGTCAGCCAGTTCTTCTGGCGCTCCTGGGCCATCCAGGCTTCTTGGAACTACGAGCGTCAGATGAACATGGGCTTCCTCTACGGCATGGTTCCCACGCTCGATCGCCTCTATCCGGATGAGTCCGACCCCAAGCAGCTCGCTGCTAAGAAAGAGGCTTACCACCGTCACATGGCGTTCTACAACTGCACCCCGCAGACGAGCGCTTTCATCCTGGGCCTCTCCGCCTCCATGGAGGAGGAGTACGCCAAGGATCCCGAGAACTTCGACCCCGATTCGATCAACGCGGTCAAGACCTCCCTCATGGGTCCGCTTTCCGGCATCGGTGACTCCTTCTTCCAAGGCACCATCCGCGTTATCGCCTTTGGTCTGGGCGTTCAGCTGGCTCAGCAGGGCTCCATCATGGGCCCGATCCTGGCCATGCTCATCTCCATCGTCCCCTCCGTGCTGATCACTTGGTTCGCAGCCAAGATGGGCTATCAGGGCGGCCACGAGTACCTGAGCAAGCTTCAGGGCGGCGACCTCATGGAGAAGCTCATGTATGTCTGCGGCATCGTGGGTCTTATGTCCGTGGGCGGCATGATCGCCACACTGATCGGCGCCACCACCCCGCTGCAGTTCGCTGAGGGCACCGTCGTGATCCAGGACATCCTGGACGGCATGATGCCCCAGATGATCTCCCTTGGCCTCACCGGCCTTATGTACTGGCTCATCAAGAAGAACGTCAACACCGGTTGGCTTCTCGTGATCGCCATCGTGGGCGGCATCGCCCTCTCCGCGGCCGGCATCCTGGCCTAG
- a CDS encoding SIS domain-containing protein: MYEIDLNLPKQIVADVLSNHEIHSVAFVGCGASMSDLYPAKYFLANNTDKLNVQIFTANEFNYDTPSWVNEHTFVITCSLGGSTPETVEANKTAKKHNCPVVSLTNKAGSALTVDADHVIVHGFHANYAAKCEKPGYAIALALEILQQTEGYDHYEDMITGLTNVFDLCESAAQHCKKLAKKFAEDFKDDKMIYFMASGASEKMAYSHAAFLFTEMQWIDAAAYNTGEYFHGPFEVSTEGKPYVFFMSDGATRPMDARALTFLERMGAKVALIDSKDYGLADAVPASVVTYFNPLLHLAVMREYGNQIAEARQHPLTMRRYMWKLSY, from the coding sequence ATGTACGAGATCGACCTTAACCTCCCTAAGCAGATCGTCGCTGACGTCCTGTCCAACCACGAGATCCATAGCGTCGCCTTCGTCGGCTGCGGCGCTTCCATGTCCGACCTTTACCCCGCCAAGTACTTCCTGGCCAACAACACGGACAAGCTGAACGTTCAGATCTTCACCGCTAACGAGTTCAACTACGACACGCCTTCCTGGGTCAACGAGCACACCTTCGTGATCACCTGCTCCCTCGGTGGCTCCACGCCCGAGACCGTCGAGGCCAACAAGACCGCCAAGAAGCACAACTGCCCGGTCGTCTCCCTCACCAACAAGGCTGGCTCCGCTCTGACCGTCGACGCCGACCACGTCATCGTTCACGGCTTCCACGCCAACTACGCTGCCAAGTGCGAGAAGCCTGGCTACGCCATCGCTCTTGCTCTCGAGATCCTTCAGCAGACCGAGGGCTATGACCACTACGAGGACATGATCACCGGCCTCACCAACGTCTTCGATCTCTGCGAGAGCGCCGCTCAGCACTGCAAGAAGCTCGCCAAGAAGTTCGCCGAGGACTTCAAGGACGACAAGATGATCTACTTCATGGCTTCCGGTGCCTCCGAGAAGATGGCTTATTCTCACGCCGCCTTCCTGTTCACCGAGATGCAGTGGATCGACGCCGCCGCCTACAACACCGGCGAGTACTTCCACGGCCCGTTCGAGGTTTCCACCGAGGGTAAGCCCTACGTCTTCTTCATGTCCGATGGCGCCACCCGTCCGATGGACGCCCGCGCCCTCACCTTCCTTGAGCGCATGGGCGCCAAGGTCGCTCTGATCGACTCCAAGGACTACGGCCTGGCTGACGCCGTGCCCGCGAGCGTCGTCACCTACTTCAACCCGCTGCTGCACCTCGCCGTTATGCGCGAGTACGGCAACCAGATCGCCGAGGCCCGTCAGCACCCGCTGACCATGCGTCGCTACATGTGGAAGCTTTCCTACTAA
- a CDS encoding HAD family hydrolase — translation MIKAVLFDMDGVLVDTEWFYNRRRVAFMEEKGFHFDEIPDLSGSNEPAIWEALVPDDVELRERLRVEYKQVYSPDHPVPYAELLNEQTEPVMRTLHERGVKCAIASSSYRELIDELVEIAGIADVLDYTISGHECSAFKPDPEIYLRAMEALGVEPAECLVIEDSPMGIEAGKRSGARVLALRPHEGVNLDQSAADTIIDNLDDILAAL, via the coding sequence ATGATCAAGGCGGTGCTGTTTGACATGGACGGCGTGCTGGTCGATACCGAGTGGTTCTACAACCGTCGTCGCGTGGCGTTTATGGAAGAGAAGGGCTTCCACTTTGACGAGATCCCCGATCTTTCGGGGTCTAACGAGCCTGCCATTTGGGAGGCGCTGGTGCCCGACGATGTTGAGCTGCGCGAGCGCCTGCGCGTGGAGTACAAGCAGGTCTACAGCCCGGACCATCCCGTTCCGTATGCCGAGCTGCTCAACGAGCAGACAGAGCCGGTGATGCGCACGCTGCACGAGCGCGGCGTGAAGTGCGCCATCGCGAGCTCGTCCTATCGCGAGCTCATTGATGAGCTGGTGGAGATTGCCGGCATCGCCGACGTGCTGGACTACACCATCAGCGGCCACGAGTGCAGCGCGTTTAAGCCCGACCCCGAGATCTACCTGCGCGCCATGGAGGCGCTGGGGGTGGAGCCTGCCGAGTGCCTGGTTATCGAGGATTCGCCGATGGGCATCGAGGCCGGCAAGCGCTCCGGCGCCCGAGTCCTGGCGCTGCGTCCGCACGAGGGCGTCAACCTGGATCAGTCCGCCGCTGACACCATCATCGACAACCTCGACGACATTTTGGCCGCGCTGTAG
- a CDS encoding YitT family protein gives MANAIDQLTDRVLVLGRLTIVRRAITAVAVTISAVLQTFLIQAFIQPADLLPSGLTGVAVLLDRVTSLGGVHIDISLGMLALNIPVALLCWSGISKRFVIFSMMQVVLSSLFLNVFHFAPFLGDKIMLIIFGGVVSGLGAAIALKSGASTGGTDFIALWVSNHTGKTIWGVIFGFNCFILAIFGFMFGWDKAAYSIVFQFISTKTIDSFYRRYDRVTLQITTRKADEVMTAYVDHFQHGISCAEVIGGYSREKMYLLHAVVSTYESQDIIKLVCDIDPGAVINVFHTLNFVGGWWGGHVDEPMPTAVPDPDKPARMASRQARLSEQDSLQQDDGK, from the coding sequence GTGGCGAACGCCATCGATCAGCTCACGGACCGCGTGCTCGTGCTCGGCCGCCTCACCATCGTCCGCCGCGCCATCACCGCCGTGGCGGTCACAATTTCCGCCGTTCTCCAGACATTCCTGATCCAGGCGTTCATTCAGCCCGCTGACCTGCTTCCGAGCGGCCTCACCGGCGTCGCGGTCCTGCTCGATCGCGTTACCTCGCTGGGCGGCGTTCACATCGACATCTCGCTCGGTATGCTCGCGCTCAACATCCCCGTGGCGCTCCTATGCTGGAGCGGCATTAGCAAGCGCTTCGTCATCTTCTCGATGATGCAGGTCGTGCTCTCGTCGCTGTTCCTCAACGTCTTTCACTTCGCGCCGTTTTTGGGCGACAAGATCATGCTCATCATTTTTGGCGGCGTGGTCTCGGGTCTGGGCGCTGCCATCGCGCTTAAATCCGGCGCATCCACCGGCGGCACCGACTTTATCGCGCTGTGGGTTTCCAACCACACGGGCAAGACCATCTGGGGCGTCATCTTTGGTTTCAACTGCTTTATCCTGGCGATCTTTGGCTTTATGTTTGGCTGGGACAAGGCGGCGTACTCCATCGTGTTCCAGTTTATTTCGACCAAGACCATCGACAGCTTCTATCGTCGCTACGACCGCGTGACGCTGCAGATCACGACGCGCAAGGCGGACGAGGTCATGACCGCCTATGTTGACCATTTTCAGCATGGCATTAGCTGCGCCGAGGTCATCGGCGGATACAGCCGCGAAAAGATGTATCTGCTGCACGCCGTTGTTTCGACCTACGAGAGTCAGGACATTATCAAGCTGGTGTGCGACATTGATCCCGGCGCTGTGATCAATGTGTTCCACACGCTCAACTTTGTGGGCGGCTGGTGGGGCGGTCATGTCGACGAGCCCATGCCCACGGCCGTTCCCGATCCCGACAAGCCCGCGCGCATGGCCAGCAGGCAGGCGCGCCTCAGTGAACAGGACAGCCTGCAGCAGGACGACGGCAAGTAG
- a CDS encoding GntR family transcriptional regulator produces MPTPKNAPLYQQIYDEIKDAIEKGVYAPKERIPSELELAEQYDVSRITVRRAVEELCSDGYLVKQQGRGTFVSTPHINRQFHASTLQTFTALCADNDMKAGAHVVDRQIVPARQNEMEFFGLQKDALLLHIKRVRTADGEPIFEENIFVPFDAYRELLTADLEDKSIFAEVERVGGTPIVSVGYRTVEAVRANTEQAAELGIAPHDPLLNLRAGFIGPNGEPVLMGKQYYVGSRYVMVM; encoded by the coding sequence ATGCCTACGCCCAAAAATGCACCGCTTTACCAGCAGATTTATGACGAAATCAAGGACGCGATCGAGAAAGGTGTTTATGCACCCAAGGAGCGTATTCCGTCCGAGCTTGAGCTAGCCGAGCAGTACGACGTGAGCCGCATTACGGTGCGCCGCGCCGTCGAGGAGCTGTGCTCCGATGGCTACCTGGTTAAGCAGCAGGGCCGTGGCACCTTTGTCTCCACGCCGCACATCAACCGCCAGTTCCACGCTTCGACGCTGCAGACGTTTACCGCGCTGTGTGCCGATAATGACATGAAGGCGGGCGCGCATGTGGTCGATCGCCAGATTGTGCCGGCACGTCAAAACGAGATGGAGTTCTTTGGCCTGCAGAAGGACGCGCTGCTGCTGCACATCAAGCGCGTGCGTACGGCCGACGGCGAGCCCATTTTTGAGGAGAACATCTTTGTGCCGTTTGACGCCTACCGTGAGCTGTTGACGGCCGATCTTGAGGACAAGTCGATTTTTGCCGAGGTCGAGCGTGTTGGCGGAACGCCGATTGTCTCGGTTGGTTACCGCACGGTCGAGGCCGTTCGTGCCAATACCGAGCAGGCGGCCGAGTTGGGCATTGCTCCGCACGATCCACTGCTCAACCTGCGTGCCGGCTTTATCGGCCCCAATGGCGAGCCGGTCCTGATGGGTAAGCAGTACTACGTGGGATCGCGCTACGTTATGGTCATGTAG
- a CDS encoding IS110 family transposase produces MKAPSTRPAAVLGLDVGKSSHWACLIDRDGEVLASAPVRNREAELDALFASAPAGTLVVVDQFRNIGSLAARRARAAGLGVAYLPGLAASRAAGLFAGEAKTDERDAAVIARTALGVPDSLSGVPGRGEALEAARALSSQRDHVVACATRDKNRLRAVLLESCPALEAAVDLSDRRWLELLAGFGGAWGIARSGAGGPRAEAAGEAAAASTAPPPALVEAENRQVRFLAARISEALDEAGALEAETAALLEGDETYACLLTVPGIGPRTAAQLAVSVDIGRFPDHDRLASYCGIAPRVRSSGTSVRSVGASRRGDARLKSLLIFSCNSLVRSSGRYGEYYRACRARGMGHGRALKAVARKRLRAIYAVMRDRVPYRE; encoded by the coding sequence GTGAAAGCGCCATCCACCAGGCCCGCGGCCGTGCTCGGCCTGGACGTCGGCAAGTCATCGCACTGGGCCTGCCTGATCGACCGCGACGGGGAGGTGCTGGCCAGCGCCCCCGTCCGCAACAGGGAGGCCGAGCTCGACGCGCTGTTCGCCTCCGCGCCCGCCGGCACGCTCGTCGTCGTCGACCAGTTCCGCAACATAGGGTCCCTCGCCGCGAGGCGGGCCCGCGCCGCGGGGCTCGGGGTCGCCTACCTGCCCGGGCTCGCCGCCAGCCGCGCCGCGGGCCTGTTCGCCGGCGAGGCCAAGACCGACGAGCGCGACGCCGCGGTGATCGCGCGGACCGCCCTGGGCGTGCCGGACTCCCTGTCGGGGGTCCCGGGCCGCGGCGAGGCCCTCGAGGCCGCCCGCGCCCTCTCGTCGCAGCGCGACCACGTCGTCGCCTGCGCGACCAGGGACAAGAACCGCCTGCGCGCGGTGCTGCTCGAGTCCTGCCCGGCCCTCGAGGCCGCGGTCGACCTGTCGGACCGGCGGTGGCTGGAGCTGCTCGCCGGGTTCGGCGGGGCGTGGGGGATCGCCCGCTCCGGGGCCGGGGGCCCGCGGGCCGAGGCCGCCGGGGAGGCCGCGGCCGCCTCCACCGCGCCCCCGCCGGCGCTCGTCGAGGCCGAGAACAGGCAGGTCAGGTTCCTGGCCGCCCGGATATCGGAGGCCCTCGACGAGGCCGGGGCCCTCGAGGCCGAGACGGCGGCGCTGCTCGAGGGCGACGAGACCTACGCGTGCCTGCTCACCGTGCCCGGCATCGGCCCGAGGACCGCGGCGCAGCTCGCGGTGTCGGTCGACATCGGGAGGTTCCCGGACCACGACCGCCTGGCCTCGTACTGCGGCATAGCCCCGAGGGTGAGGAGCTCCGGCACGTCGGTGAGGTCGGTCGGGGCGTCCAGGCGCGGCGACGCGAGGCTCAAGTCCCTGCTGATCTTCTCGTGCAACAGCCTGGTGAGGTCCTCGGGGCGCTACGGCGAGTACTACCGGGCCTGCAGGGCGCGGGGCATGGGACACGGGCGGGCGCTCAAGGCCGTCGCGAGGAAGCGGCTCAGGGCGATATACGCCGTGATGCGCGACCGGGTGCCCTACCGGGAGTAG
- a CDS encoding RecQ family ATP-dependent DNA helicase translates to MTDSMQQMALDTLGAYFGYTSFRPGQDRMVDAILAGRDALGVMPTGAGKSICYQVPALMLPGITFVVSPLLSLMEDQTRALLAAGARPSYLNSSLTPAQQNTVLKRAREGRYQLMYVAPERLLEPRFLAFAQEAAADGGIGVPLVAIDEAHCVSQWGQDFRPAYLQIREFIDSLPRRPIVAAFTATATERVRADIQQMLGLQNPATVVTGFDRKNLYFGCEEMGDKAKTAWVRDYVIAHSSESGIVYCSTRKTVDALAAELAEALGPSGIRVGRYHAGMGNDARRQSQRAFIDDDIQVMVATNAFGMGIDKPNVRYVIHNNVPESIEAYYQEAGRAGRDGDPASCHLLWNGNDFRMRRFLIDRGDAADEALDDEQRAWALQNRYRLLSQMEGYCNTTGCLREYMLRYFGDEAAAEHAVVAAAGGTADDAEGCGNCSNCLTQFEVEDVTDMARAAVRYVATRPMRFGKSLIADVLHGGNTERIRQMHLDEDRGYGELSSESVGRIKDIIGQLCGRGYLATSQGQYPVVGLGPRATEVEDEAFAFTVKRRASKRKVSARARRAVDLLREEAELDQRPRVGDDAELFERLRALRKEISAELEMAPYMVFSDKALRGLCRLRPQTRDELIQVNGIGEKKADAFGEQFMAAIEEFESEHARDGA, encoded by the coding sequence ATGACCGATAGCATGCAGCAGATGGCGCTCGACACGCTCGGCGCCTATTTTGGCTACACCTCGTTTCGCCCGGGGCAGGACCGCATGGTGGATGCGATTCTTGCTGGCCGCGATGCGCTCGGCGTTATGCCCACAGGCGCCGGCAAGTCTATCTGCTACCAGGTCCCCGCGCTCATGCTGCCCGGCATCACCTTTGTGGTGAGCCCGTTGCTGTCGCTTATGGAGGACCAGACCCGCGCGCTGCTCGCGGCGGGTGCGCGCCCCAGTTATCTCAACTCCAGCCTTACGCCGGCTCAGCAAAATACCGTGCTCAAGCGGGCGCGCGAGGGCCGCTATCAGCTTATGTACGTGGCACCCGAGCGTCTGCTCGAGCCGCGCTTTTTAGCCTTTGCGCAGGAAGCCGCGGCGGACGGTGGCATTGGCGTGCCGCTCGTGGCCATTGACGAGGCCCACTGCGTGAGCCAGTGGGGCCAGGATTTTCGTCCCGCCTACCTGCAGATTCGTGAGTTTATCGATTCGCTGCCGCGGCGCCCCATCGTGGCGGCCTTTACCGCCACGGCGACCGAGCGTGTACGCGCCGATATCCAGCAAATGCTCGGCCTGCAAAACCCGGCGACCGTGGTGACGGGCTTCGATCGCAAGAACCTCTACTTTGGTTGCGAAGAGATGGGCGACAAGGCCAAGACCGCGTGGGTGCGCGACTATGTGATCGCGCATTCGAGCGAGAGCGGCATCGTGTATTGCTCGACCCGCAAGACGGTCGACGCGCTGGCCGCGGAGCTTGCCGAGGCACTGGGCCCCAGCGGCATTCGCGTTGGCCGCTACCATGCCGGCATGGGCAACGACGCCCGCCGCCAGAGCCAGCGTGCCTTTATCGACGACGACATTCAGGTGATGGTTGCCACCAACGCCTTTGGCATGGGCATCGACAAGCCCAACGTGCGCTATGTGATTCACAACAACGTGCCCGAGAGCATCGAGGCCTACTACCAGGAGGCTGGCCGCGCCGGCCGCGATGGCGACCCGGCCAGCTGCCACCTGCTGTGGAACGGCAACGATTTTCGCATGCGTCGCTTTTTGATCGACCGCGGCGATGCTGCCGACGAGGCGCTCGACGACGAGCAGCGCGCGTGGGCACTCCAGAACCGTTATCGCCTGCTCAGCCAGATGGAGGGCTACTGCAATACCACCGGCTGCCTGCGCGAATACATGCTGCGCTACTTTGGCGACGAAGCCGCGGCCGAGCATGCGGTTGTGGCTGCTGCGGGCGGCACCGCAGACGACGCCGAGGGCTGCGGCAACTGCAGCAATTGCCTCACGCAGTTCGAGGTCGAGGATGTCACCGATATGGCCCGCGCCGCCGTGCGCTATGTGGCTACGCGACCCATGCGCTTTGGCAAGTCGCTCATCGCCGATGTGCTCCACGGCGGCAACACCGAGCGCATTCGCCAGATGCATCTGGACGAGGACCGCGGCTACGGTGAGCTGTCGAGCGAATCGGTCGGGCGCATCAAGGACATCATCGGCCAGCTGTGCGGCCGCGGCTACCTGGCCACCTCGCAGGGGCAGTACCCGGTCGTGGGGCTGGGCCCGCGTGCCACCGAGGTCGAGGATGAGGCGTTTGCCTTTACCGTTAAGCGTCGCGCGTCCAAGCGCAAGGTCTCTGCCCGCGCCCGCCGTGCGGTGGATCTGCTGCGCGAGGAGGCCGAGCTGGATCAACGCCCGCGCGTGGGCGACGATGCCGAGCTGTTCGAGCGCCTGCGTGCCCTCCGCAAGGAGATCTCTGCGGAGCTGGAGATGGCGCCGTATATGGTCTTTTCCGACAAGGCCCTGCGCGGCCTGTGCCGCCTGCGCCCGCAGACGCGCGACGAGCTGATCCAGGTCAACGGCATTGGCGAGAAAAAGGCCGACGCCTTTGGCGAGCAGTTTATGGCGGCGATTGAAGAGTTTGAGTCCGAGCATGCGCGGGATGGAGCGTAA
- a CDS encoding GntR family transcriptional regulator has translation MVADSKTERSERAEVSAVPLYQQVMDDLKGEIARGVYAAGSRIPSEMELAKSYGVGRVTVRRAIEELSRAGYLNRQQGRGTFVCAPKLKRKIRQKGDVQSFTEGCAANDMVPGARLVSRTVVAATHEDAAFFGVEPGCELIVVERVRTADGIPVMLENNAFVLADHPYLQTLADKDLTDNSIFALVAEHSGRAPLKSDPCTVEIALADAQAAPLLEVPVGEPLFYMEAYFTDAGGRSLLLGRQKIVGSRYVFDI, from the coding sequence ATGGTAGCCGATAGCAAGACCGAACGTTCCGAGCGCGCCGAGGTGTCCGCCGTGCCGCTGTACCAGCAGGTCATGGACGACCTAAAGGGCGAGATCGCGCGCGGCGTGTACGCTGCCGGCTCGCGCATTCCTTCCGAGATGGAGCTCGCGAAGTCCTACGGCGTGGGGCGCGTCACCGTGCGTCGCGCCATCGAGGAGCTGTCGCGTGCGGGGTATCTCAACCGCCAGCAGGGGAGGGGCACCTTTGTGTGCGCTCCCAAGCTCAAGCGCAAGATTCGCCAGAAGGGTGACGTCCAGAGCTTTACTGAGGGTTGTGCTGCCAACGACATGGTGCCGGGTGCGCGTCTGGTGTCGCGCACGGTGGTCGCGGCGACGCACGAGGACGCGGCGTTCTTTGGCGTGGAGCCCGGCTGCGAGCTTATCGTGGTCGAACGCGTGCGCACAGCCGACGGCATCCCTGTCATGCTTGAGAACAACGCCTTTGTGCTGGCCGACCATCCCTATCTGCAGACGCTTGCCGACAAGGACCTCACGGACAATTCCATCTTTGCGCTCGTCGCCGAGCATTCGGGTCGCGCGCCGCTCAAGTCCGACCCCTGCACCGTGGAGATTGCGCTGGCGGATGCCCAGGCGGCTCCGCTGCTGGAGGTGCCGGTCGGCGAGCCGCTCTTCTATATGGAGGCCTACTTTACCGACGCCGGCGGGCGCTCTCTACTGCTCGGCCGCCAAAAGATCGTGGGCTCGCGCTACGTGTTCGACATCTAA